In the Polyangia bacterium genome, one interval contains:
- a CDS encoding SAM-dependent methyltransferase — MIGFVVTPGFEAALVSEITPWVTAAAVVAPGVVTGQSRLTDEQALPDPVFARQLLPDARVVSAPSVNALAEAAYAALEAAIDDGGGPFTLHAYAVLAEADEAPGLGSRVELVGRETLALLQKRRRRAFARYLPPDEFAAAAHVPPAAAAPPPMLLQLLALERTSLLVSAAPVGARAAGGLTLAPWPAGLAPVAVDRAPPSRAYQKLEEAFAWMNAAPGAADVCVDLGASPGGWTMTALKRGARVIAVDRAALEAPAAPHPRLTMTIGNAFTYEPPHPVDWLLCDVICEPPRTIALVETWLARRWCQRLVCTVKFKGRDGYDVLGRLPALLAEAGLRFGRVKHLGHNKNEVTVMGLR; from the coding sequence GTGATCGGCTTCGTCGTCACGCCCGGATTCGAGGCGGCGCTGGTGTCGGAAATTACGCCGTGGGTGACTGCGGCGGCGGTGGTGGCGCCCGGGGTGGTGACCGGCCAGTCGCGACTGACCGACGAGCAGGCGCTGCCTGATCCGGTTTTCGCGCGCCAGCTTTTGCCCGACGCCCGCGTGGTGAGCGCGCCGTCGGTGAACGCGCTGGCCGAGGCGGCCTATGCGGCGCTGGAAGCGGCCATCGATGACGGCGGGGGACCGTTCACGCTGCACGCCTACGCCGTGCTGGCGGAGGCGGATGAAGCGCCCGGCCTTGGCAGCCGCGTCGAGCTGGTCGGGCGCGAGACGCTGGCGCTGCTGCAAAAACGGCGGCGACGGGCCTTCGCGCGCTATCTGCCGCCCGACGAATTCGCCGCCGCAGCCCACGTCCCGCCAGCCGCCGCCGCGCCGCCACCGATGTTGTTGCAGCTTCTGGCGCTCGAGCGCACGTCGTTGTTGGTGTCGGCGGCGCCGGTCGGGGCGCGGGCCGCGGGTGGACTGACGCTGGCGCCCTGGCCGGCGGGGCTGGCGCCGGTCGCTGTCGATCGCGCGCCGCCTTCGCGCGCCTACCAAAAATTGGAAGAGGCCTTTGCCTGGATGAACGCCGCGCCCGGCGCCGCCGATGTCTGCGTGGATCTCGGCGCCTCGCCGGGGGGCTGGACGATGACGGCGCTCAAGCGCGGGGCACGCGTCATCGCCGTCGATCGCGCGGCGCTGGAAGCGCCGGCGGCGCCGCACCCGCGCCTGACCATGACCATCGGCAACGCCTTCACCTACGAACCGCCTCACCCGGTCGACTGGCTGCTGTGCGACGTGATCTGCGAGCCGCCGCGGACCATCGCGCTTGTCGAAACCTGGCTGGCCCGTCGCTGGTGCCAGCGCCTGGTCTGCACGGTGAAGTTCAAGGGCCGCGACGGATACGATGTGCTGGGCCGGTTGCCGGCGCTGCTGGCCGAGGCGGGTCTCCGTTTCGGACGGGTCAAGCACCTTGGCCACAACAAGAACGAGGTGACGGTGATGGGGCTGCGCTGA
- the galE gene encoding UDP-glucose 4-epimerase GalE: MSILIVGGAGYIGSHTAKIVAAANAGLGPLVVFDNLSSGHRWALRWGTFEEGDLNDPTAIAAVIKRHAVTAVIQFAAFIEVGESVRDPRKYFRGNVQNTLNLLDAMVDAGVRDLVFSSTAAVYGDPIKTPIPEDHPLLPVSPYGDSKLFVETILRRYGQAYGLRWAALRYFNAAGADPDGGNGEDHAPESHLIPLAIKAALGQRGPLQVFGTDYPTPDGTAVRDYVHVVDLAHAHLLALQYLAAGQASLVANIGTGHGHSVREVLAAVEKAAGRPVPHQEVARRPGDSPELVADASRARALLGWQPRYAELDTIVSHACQWHVSQSKP; encoded by the coding sequence ATGTCGATCCTGATCGTCGGAGGGGCGGGCTACATCGGCAGCCACACGGCCAAGATCGTGGCGGCGGCGAACGCCGGCCTGGGCCCGCTGGTGGTCTTCGACAACCTCAGCTCGGGCCATCGCTGGGCACTGCGCTGGGGCACGTTCGAAGAAGGCGATCTCAACGACCCGACGGCCATCGCCGCTGTGATCAAGCGCCACGCGGTGACGGCGGTGATCCAGTTTGCCGCCTTCATCGAAGTGGGCGAATCGGTGCGCGACCCGCGCAAGTATTTCCGCGGCAACGTGCAGAACACTCTGAACCTCCTCGACGCCATGGTCGACGCCGGCGTGCGCGACCTGGTGTTCTCGTCGACGGCGGCGGTGTACGGCGATCCGATCAAGACGCCCATCCCCGAAGACCACCCGCTTTTGCCGGTCAGCCCTTACGGCGACAGCAAGCTGTTCGTCGAGACCATCCTGCGCCGCTATGGCCAGGCGTACGGCCTGCGCTGGGCGGCCCTGCGCTATTTCAACGCCGCCGGCGCCGATCCCGACGGCGGCAACGGTGAAGACCACGCGCCCGAAAGCCACCTCATCCCGCTGGCCATCAAGGCGGCGCTGGGCCAGCGCGGGCCGCTGCAGGTCTTTGGCACCGATTACCCAACCCCCGACGGAACGGCGGTGCGCGATTACGTGCACGTGGTGGATCTGGCGCACGCTCACCTGCTGGCCCTGCAGTACCTGGCGGCGGGACAAGCCAGCTTGGTGGCCAACATCGGCACCGGGCACGGACACTCGGTGCGGGAGGTGCTGGCCGCCGTCGAGAAAGCGGCCGGCCGGCCGGTCCCGCACCAGGAAGTCGCGCGACGGCCCGGCGATTCGCCCGAGCTGGTGGCCGACGCCAGTCGCGCCCGCGCCCTATTGGGCTGGCAACCGCGGTATGCTGAGCTGGACACCATCGTGTCGCACGCCTGCCAATGGCACGTCTCCCAAAGCAAACCCTAG
- a CDS encoding glycosyl hydrolase family 2, producing the protein MTVAAVLTMAASAPAASAAAQPGPAGRLELRDGWAVQSSRKVKAAGEVVSTKGFATAGWYQAAVPATVLAAQVAAGAYKDLYRGMNLRKLPGMTYPIGLNSFSNVPMRKDSPYAVAWWYRTEVSLPAAFAGKRVWLHLGGVNYRANLWINGHKVASDKDLQGAYRIYDLDVTDHLYPGETNVLALDVSAPTEKQLGINWVDWNPTPPDKNMGLWGAAYLTTSGPVSVRHPQVVTHFASAALAEARLTVMAELQNSTDAPVAGVARISIDGGAALEQPLTLAAHESRRVTFAPDRFAALVVQAPKIWWPAEMGQPALHDLAATFAVGGAAVSDQRAIRFGIREVTSEMTPDGFRLFRINGRRILIRGGGWMQDMLLRPDSQRLQAQLSYVQDMHLNTLRLEAQFETDEFFDLADQKGLLIMAGWCCCDIWEKWKDWPRGTLEVATAQLRSQALRLRRHPSMISWMNGSDGPPPADVEAAYAKTLADAAWPNVVLNSAADADSKVTGRTGLKMSGPYDYEPPSYWFSDQRKLLTKKGMISTRFGGAFGFNTETGPGPAIPALESLKKMLPPEHLWPMDNVWGYHAAGERFQTMGQFHAAMKATYGAPTDLNDFLRKAQAMAYDGQRAMYEAYSRNKYTSTGVIQWLINSAWPSTFWHLYDYYLYPTGGYFGTKLACQPLHVLFSPDDRGVFVVNSRQEAARGLAVTARAFDFALREIFASKVMVDSAADSSARVATIPAFPPGKGVYFVKLTVADGAENPLASNFYWLPAAPSTIAWNKVKDTAIAPIRTFEDLTLLNKLAPAKLTVSASRADHDGAAEVAVTVSNPTAGLAFQVHLGVRQGQDEEVLPVLWQDNYLSLLPGESRTVIARYLPGTKLDAAATVLVDGWNIPATTVAISDVAASQAIK; encoded by the coding sequence GTGACCGTCGCGGCGGTCCTGACCATGGCCGCCAGCGCGCCCGCGGCGAGTGCGGCGGCGCAGCCCGGCCCGGCCGGCCGGCTGGAGCTCCGCGACGGCTGGGCGGTGCAATCGTCGCGCAAGGTGAAGGCGGCCGGCGAGGTGGTGTCGACGAAAGGATTCGCCACCGCTGGCTGGTACCAGGCCGCAGTGCCGGCGACTGTGCTGGCCGCTCAGGTGGCCGCCGGCGCGTACAAGGACCTGTATCGCGGCATGAACCTGCGCAAGCTGCCAGGAATGACGTATCCGATCGGACTCAATTCCTTCTCAAACGTCCCAATGCGAAAAGACAGCCCTTACGCGGTGGCCTGGTGGTACCGCACCGAGGTCAGTCTGCCGGCCGCATTCGCCGGGAAACGGGTCTGGCTGCACCTGGGCGGCGTCAACTACCGGGCCAACCTGTGGATCAACGGACACAAGGTAGCCAGCGACAAGGACCTGCAGGGCGCCTATCGCATTTACGACCTGGACGTCACCGACCACCTGTACCCGGGCGAGACCAACGTGCTGGCGCTGGATGTGTCGGCGCCGACGGAAAAGCAGCTGGGCATCAACTGGGTGGACTGGAACCCCACGCCGCCCGACAAGAACATGGGACTGTGGGGCGCGGCCTATCTGACCACCAGCGGGCCGGTCAGCGTTCGCCACCCGCAGGTGGTCACGCACTTTGCCAGCGCGGCGCTGGCCGAGGCGCGCCTGACCGTGATGGCGGAACTTCAGAACAGCACCGACGCCCCGGTGGCCGGCGTGGCCCGCATCAGCATCGACGGCGGCGCGGCGCTGGAACAGCCGCTGACCCTGGCCGCGCACGAGAGCCGGCGCGTGACCTTCGCGCCCGATCGCTTCGCGGCGCTGGTGGTGCAGGCACCGAAGATTTGGTGGCCGGCCGAGATGGGCCAACCCGCCCTGCACGATCTGGCGGCGACCTTCGCCGTTGGTGGCGCGGCGGTCTCCGATCAGCGAGCGATCCGCTTCGGCATTCGCGAGGTGACGTCAGAGATGACGCCGGACGGGTTCCGCCTGTTTCGCATCAACGGCCGGCGCATCCTGATCCGCGGTGGCGGCTGGATGCAGGACATGCTGCTGCGTCCGGATAGCCAGCGCTTGCAAGCCCAGCTTTCGTACGTGCAGGACATGCACCTCAATACGCTGCGCCTGGAAGCGCAGTTCGAGACCGACGAATTCTTCGATCTCGCCGATCAAAAGGGTCTGCTCATCATGGCCGGCTGGTGCTGCTGCGACATCTGGGAGAAATGGAAGGACTGGCCGCGGGGCACGCTGGAGGTGGCGACGGCGCAGCTGCGCTCGCAGGCCCTGCGCCTGCGCCGCCACCCATCGATGATCTCCTGGATGAACGGCAGCGACGGGCCACCGCCCGCCGACGTCGAGGCGGCGTACGCCAAGACGCTGGCCGACGCCGCCTGGCCGAACGTGGTGCTGAACTCGGCGGCCGACGCCGACAGCAAGGTCACGGGTCGCACGGGCCTGAAGATGTCCGGGCCTTACGATTACGAACCGCCGAGCTACTGGTTCTCCGACCAGCGCAAGCTCTTGACCAAGAAAGGAATGATCAGCACCAGGTTCGGTGGCGCCTTCGGCTTCAACACCGAGACCGGCCCCGGCCCGGCCATTCCGGCGCTGGAAAGCCTGAAGAAGATGCTGCCGCCCGAGCATCTGTGGCCGATGGACAACGTCTGGGGCTACCACGCCGCCGGCGAGCGTTTTCAAACCATGGGTCAATTTCACGCCGCCATGAAGGCGACTTACGGCGCGCCCACCGACCTGAATGATTTTCTCCGCAAGGCTCAGGCCATGGCCTACGACGGCCAGCGCGCCATGTACGAGGCGTACAGCCGCAACAAGTACACGTCCACCGGCGTGATCCAGTGGCTGATCAACAGCGCCTGGCCCTCGACGTTCTGGCACCTTTACGACTACTACCTTTATCCGACCGGCGGTTACTTCGGGACCAAGCTGGCGTGCCAGCCGCTGCACGTGCTGTTTTCCCCCGACGATCGTGGCGTGTTCGTGGTGAACAGCCGGCAAGAGGCGGCCAGGGGCCTGGCGGTGACGGCGCGGGCCTTCGATTTTGCCCTGAGGGAAATCTTCGCCAGCAAGGTCATGGTGGATTCCGCCGCCGACAGCAGCGCGCGGGTGGCGACCATTCCGGCTTTTCCTCCGGGCAAGGGCGTCTACTTCGTCAAGCTGACGGTGGCCGACGGGGCGGAAAATCCCCTGGCCTCGAACTTTTACTGGCTGCCCGCCGCGCCGTCGACGATCGCCTGGAACAAGGTCAAGGACACCGCCATCGCGCCCATCCGCACGTTCGAAGACCTGACCTTGCTGAACAAACTCGCGCCGGCCAAGCTGACCGTCAGCGCCAGCCGCGCCGACCACGACGGCGCCGCCGAGGTCGCCGTCACCGTCAGCAACCCCACCGCCGGTCTGGCGTTTCAAGTGCACCTGGGCGTGCGCCAAGGCCAGGACGAAGAGGTGCTGCCAGTGTTGTGGCAGGACAATTATCTGTCGCTGTTGCCCGGGGAAAGTCGCACCGTGATCGCCCGCTATCTGCCCGGCACCAAGCTGGACGCCGCCGCCACTGTGCTGGTGGACGGCTGGAACATTCCCGCCACCACCGTGGCCATCAGCGACGTCGCCGCTTCGCAGGCCATCAAATAA
- a CDS encoding glucose-1-phosphate adenylyltransferase has protein sequence MDDVLAVILGGGRGTRLFPLTYKRSKPAVPIAGKYRLIDIPISNCLNSNLRRIYILTQFNSESLNKHIGLTYKFDIFSSGFVSVLAAEQTDEGGNWFQGTADAVRQSLRHMHRQAARDVLILSGDQLYQMDYRQMLKTHRESQADATVAVIPVAESATSQFGILKMDAKGRITHFDEKPPVDRLGSLVSQIPGAGGGFLASMGIYIFTREALEEALANPRLVDFGRHVIPDAVPRKRVQAHVYQGYWEDVGTIQSYFQANLALCEAIPPFDFYDAGSPIYTHPRFLPASKVERCNIHNALISEGCILHGATIDRAVIGIRSRIGAAAKIRNSLLIGADEYETLEQIRATEKTGVPPIGVGAETVIENAIIDKNARIGRGVKIVNAEGIKEADGDGYFIREGIVIVPKNGVIADGKVI, from the coding sequence ATGGACGACGTGCTGGCAGTGATCTTGGGCGGGGGACGCGGGACGCGTCTTTTTCCTCTCACCTACAAGCGATCGAAGCCGGCCGTTCCCATCGCCGGCAAGTACCGGTTGATCGATATCCCGATCAGCAACTGCCTGAACTCGAACTTGCGGCGCATCTACATCCTCACCCAGTTCAACTCTGAGAGTCTGAACAAGCACATCGGATTAACGTACAAGTTCGACATCTTCTCGTCGGGATTCGTCTCCGTGCTGGCGGCCGAGCAAACCGACGAGGGTGGCAACTGGTTCCAGGGCACCGCGGACGCCGTCCGCCAGAGCCTGCGCCACATGCACCGGCAGGCGGCGCGCGACGTCCTGATTCTGTCGGGCGATCAGCTGTACCAGATGGACTATCGCCAGATGCTCAAGACCCACCGCGAAAGCCAGGCCGACGCCACGGTGGCGGTGATCCCCGTGGCAGAGTCAGCGACGTCGCAGTTCGGGATCCTGAAGATGGACGCGAAAGGTCGCATCACGCACTTTGACGAGAAGCCGCCCGTCGATCGCCTGGGCAGCCTGGTCTCTCAGATCCCCGGCGCCGGCGGCGGATTTCTGGCGTCGATGGGCATCTACATTTTCACCCGCGAGGCTCTGGAAGAAGCGCTGGCCAATCCGCGGCTGGTCGACTTTGGCCGGCACGTGATCCCCGACGCCGTTCCGCGCAAGCGCGTGCAGGCTCACGTCTATCAGGGCTACTGGGAAGACGTGGGAACGATCCAATCTTACTTTCAAGCCAATCTGGCCCTGTGCGAAGCCATCCCGCCGTTTGATTTCTACGACGCTGGCAGTCCGATCTACACCCACCCGCGGTTTCTGCCGGCCTCGAAGGTCGAACGCTGCAACATTCACAACGCGCTCATCTCCGAAGGCTGCATCCTTCACGGCGCCACCATCGACCGCGCGGTGATCGGCATCCGCAGTCGCATCGGCGCCGCCGCCAAGATTCGAAACAGCTTGCTCATCGGCGCCGACGAGTACGAAACACTGGAGCAGATCCGCGCCACCGAGAAGACCGGGGTCCCTCCCATCGGCGTGGGCGCCGAGACGGTGATCGAAAACGCCATCATCGACAAGAACGCCCGCATCGGGCGCGGCGTGAAGATCGTCAACGCCGAGGGGATCAAGGAAGCCGACGGCGACGGTTATTTCATCCGCGAGGGGATCGTGATCGTGCCGAAGAACGGGGTGATCGCGGACGGCAAGGTGATCTAG
- a CDS encoding serine/threonine-protein kinase — translation MPTLLALDRVLARNTEDTLGRYQLLGRLGAGGMAEVFVARVGELPGMQSLVAVKRILPHLADDEAFVALFRREAQISLRLRHRAIARVLEVGRAGTSWFLAMELVAGESLAHLLRAEREQGIAVDPQLVAWVGAEIASALHHAHALTDGASALEVIHRDVSPQNLLLSFDGAAKLIDFGVARCVRLSEATRTVVMRGKLAYASPEQQSAGRLDGRSDLFSLAVVLHEWLAGAPLFGRDSDAATIQAMQTAPIPPLPRTPRLSTVLARALDREPARRYPDGESFADALLAAIDGRPASPERLVAAHLGALFPDRKLRWQAITVAREGDAAALELAKPSHGGTVRGTSAPLPVADDSAAEMAAETKLADPPVQRRVRWPWAAAAAAVGLIALLTNWVRHDPAVAVHSPAPAPPLAAAPALPNAAPTTTLPDPTAFHAAPALAPPQKAAATPRPSREKINHAPARPSHGHRRHPTAPTTATSAGATAPVPRRHTVINELERSPYETAE, via the coding sequence ATGCCGACGCTCCTCGCTTTAGATCGCGTCCTGGCGCGCAACACCGAGGACACGCTGGGCCGATACCAGCTGCTCGGGCGGTTGGGCGCGGGTGGGATGGCCGAGGTGTTCGTGGCCCGCGTCGGGGAGCTGCCCGGCATGCAATCGCTGGTGGCGGTCAAACGCATCTTGCCCCATCTGGCCGACGACGAAGCGTTCGTCGCGCTGTTTCGCCGTGAAGCCCAGATCTCCCTGCGCCTGCGCCACCGGGCCATCGCCCGCGTGCTGGAGGTAGGGCGCGCCGGGACCTCGTGGTTCCTGGCCATGGAGCTGGTGGCCGGCGAATCGCTGGCGCATTTGCTGCGCGCGGAACGTGAACAGGGCATCGCCGTCGATCCCCAGCTGGTGGCCTGGGTGGGCGCCGAGATCGCCTCCGCTTTGCACCACGCCCACGCGCTGACCGACGGTGCGTCGGCGCTGGAGGTGATCCACCGCGACGTCAGCCCGCAAAATCTTTTGCTGTCGTTCGATGGCGCCGCCAAGCTGATCGACTTTGGTGTCGCCCGCTGCGTCCGCTTGTCTGAAGCCACCCGGACCGTCGTGATGCGTGGAAAGCTGGCCTACGCCTCGCCCGAACAACAAAGCGCGGGCCGGCTGGACGGTCGGTCGGATCTTTTCTCGCTGGCCGTCGTGCTGCACGAATGGCTGGCCGGGGCGCCGCTGTTCGGGCGCGATTCGGACGCGGCGACGATCCAGGCGATGCAGACCGCGCCGATTCCACCCCTGCCGCGCACGCCGCGCCTCTCCACCGTGCTGGCGCGCGCGCTGGACCGCGAGCCGGCCCGGCGTTACCCCGACGGAGAATCCTTCGCCGACGCCTTGCTGGCCGCCATCGACGGCCGCCCGGCTTCGCCCGAGCGCCTGGTGGCGGCCCACCTGGGGGCGCTGTTTCCCGATCGCAAGCTCCGCTGGCAAGCCATCACCGTCGCACGCGAGGGTGATGCGGCCGCGCTGGAGCTGGCCAAGCCGTCGCACGGAGGCACCGTGCGCGGCACGTCGGCGCCGTTGCCGGTGGCAGACGACAGCGCGGCGGAGATGGCGGCAGAAACCAAATTGGCCGACCCGCCGGTTCAGCGGCGCGTACGCTGGCCGTGGGCGGCGGCAGCGGCGGCGGTCGGTTTGATCGCGCTTCTGACCAACTGGGTGCGCCACGATCCGGCCGTGGCCGTTCATTCGCCCGCGCCCGCCCCGCCGCTCGCTGCGGCGCCCGCCCTCCCGAACGCCGCGCCGACGACGACTCTGCCCGACCCCACTGCTTTCCACGCGGCACCAGCGCTCGCGCCGCCGCAGAAAGCGGCGGCAACGCCACGCCCGTCCCGAGAAAAAATCAACCACGCGCCCGCCCGACCAAGCCACGGCCATCGCCGCCACCCGACGGCACCGACGACCGCGACGTCAGCGGGCGCGACCGCGCCCGTGCCCCGGCGCCACACCGTCATCAACGAGCTTGAACGCAGTCCTTACGAAACGGCTGAATGA
- a CDS encoding collagen-binding domain-containing protein: MIRMKSATLALAPALALGFGCGTATTNEGTGGALDPGAPTRAANPGLCAPPTAFSFALCTCEDLTQVGLLKVGRGGSGDGSVGVNGSSAVANASEVSGSWVTGKDWSAATGARIGGSLRSGANLKAAGALWVGKDLAVKENLTGAGLLTVGGDLRVGGNDLFLGARQIAGGRGAFDAPAAPPCGCDAQTLFDVAGAVDEASSKNDNAAHAISSGTDLSIGVQRLVLDTGRYYFTGVHNIGAGVLDIRGNVAIYLDGSLDEIGAQAIKLESGATLDLYVSGAVRLIGFSPLGDRQSPSSFRLFIGGSDRVSVGAGLQEFFGSIYAPTADLAFAGVTVVWGSLFAKQVVDAGVLTINHGGAIPTCTPPVNVPPATGATPPPVQTPPPVQEPMPAPTPIVVQ, translated from the coding sequence ATGATCCGAATGAAGTCCGCGACACTCGCCCTCGCTCCTGCCCTCGCCCTCGGATTCGGTTGCGGCACCGCGACGACCAACGAAGGCACGGGGGGCGCTCTTGATCCGGGCGCACCGACCCGCGCGGCCAATCCTGGCCTCTGCGCGCCGCCGACAGCGTTCAGCTTTGCTCTTTGCACGTGCGAGGACCTCACGCAGGTCGGCCTCCTGAAGGTGGGCCGTGGCGGCTCGGGCGACGGTTCGGTCGGCGTCAACGGATCCAGCGCGGTGGCCAACGCCAGCGAGGTGTCGGGCTCGTGGGTCACCGGGAAAGACTGGAGCGCCGCCACTGGCGCGCGCATCGGCGGGTCATTGCGCAGCGGCGCCAATCTCAAAGCGGCCGGCGCGCTGTGGGTGGGCAAGGACCTGGCGGTGAAAGAGAACCTGACCGGCGCCGGCCTGCTCACCGTCGGTGGCGATCTGCGGGTGGGCGGCAACGATCTGTTCCTGGGCGCGCGACAGATCGCCGGCGGCCGCGGCGCCTTCGATGCGCCCGCCGCACCGCCGTGCGGCTGCGACGCGCAGACCTTGTTCGACGTGGCGGGCGCCGTGGACGAGGCCAGCAGCAAGAACGACAACGCCGCGCACGCCATCTCCTCGGGCACCGATCTGTCCATCGGTGTGCAGCGACTGGTGCTGGACACCGGCCGCTATTACTTCACGGGCGTGCACAACATCGGCGCCGGCGTGCTGGACATCCGCGGCAACGTGGCCATCTACCTGGACGGCAGCCTGGACGAGATCGGCGCCCAGGCGATCAAGCTTGAATCGGGCGCCACCCTGGATCTGTACGTCTCGGGCGCGGTCCGGCTGATCGGCTTTTCGCCCTTGGGCGATCGCCAGTCACCGTCGTCGTTCCGGTTGTTCATCGGTGGCAGCGATCGGGTTTCGGTCGGGGCCGGCCTGCAAGAGTTCTTCGGCTCGATCTACGCACCGACGGCGGACCTGGCCTTCGCCGGCGTGACCGTGGTGTGGGGATCGCTGTTCGCCAAGCAAGTGGTCGACGCCGGCGTCCTGACCATCAACCACGGCGGCGCCATCCCCACCTGCACGCCGCCCGTCAACGTCCCGCCCGCCACCGGCGCGACGCCGCCCCCGGTGCAGACGCCGCCGCCGGTGCAAGAGCCGATGCCCGCACCGACGCCCATCGTCGTGCAGTAA
- a CDS encoding sigma 54-interacting transcriptional regulator — MAEERMERTVRDASEESNRAEPERDVLTVVLCGEQPAAGAVSVEVVPGETLVIGRGPALAVDRKDGETWLRLPDARVSERHAVVEHQGAAIQLEDLGSMNGTFIGGQAVRKTIIADGGTAVAGRTVLLFRRVRGARLGPPFEVAGAPELRTLSAPVEHAHRLLARAAPSDVAVLLRGETGTGKEVAARALHTLSGRRGRFVAVNCGALPEPLIESELFGYCKGAFSGATLDKPGLIAAANGGTLLLDEIGELPPAAQVKLLRTLQEHEVLPLGAGNGEGIKVDFRLVSATHADLDEQVRRGRFRADLLARIHGLDLTLPPLRERLVDVGLLTAALLGRLAGAEGPAYRFDRRCAEALVTHDYPMNVRELEQTLKTLLALAGPERLFRREALAETAMGRPPAPRPSQDPGVIRADLLDQLARHQGNISAVARAMRCTRVQVHRWLKRWSIDAQQFRPGA; from the coding sequence GTGGCCGAAGAACGGATGGAGCGGACGGTGCGCGACGCCTCCGAGGAGTCGAACCGCGCCGAGCCGGAGCGCGACGTCCTCACCGTTGTGCTGTGCGGGGAGCAGCCGGCGGCGGGCGCCGTCTCCGTCGAGGTGGTGCCGGGCGAGACGCTGGTCATCGGACGCGGGCCGGCGCTGGCGGTGGATCGCAAGGACGGCGAGACCTGGCTGCGTCTGCCCGACGCGCGCGTCTCCGAACGCCACGCCGTGGTCGAGCATCAGGGCGCGGCGATCCAGCTTGAAGATCTCGGCTCGATGAACGGGACCTTCATCGGCGGTCAGGCCGTGCGCAAGACGATCATCGCCGACGGCGGCACGGCGGTGGCGGGGCGAACGGTGCTTTTGTTTCGCCGCGTCCGCGGCGCACGGCTGGGGCCGCCGTTCGAGGTCGCCGGCGCGCCCGAGCTGCGCACGCTCTCCGCGCCCGTCGAGCACGCCCACCGTCTGCTCGCCCGCGCGGCGCCCAGCGACGTGGCGGTTTTGCTGCGCGGCGAGACCGGCACCGGCAAGGAGGTGGCGGCGCGCGCGCTGCACACGCTGTCGGGACGGCGCGGGCGCTTCGTGGCCGTCAACTGCGGGGCGCTGCCCGAGCCGCTGATCGAAAGCGAGCTGTTCGGTTATTGCAAAGGCGCCTTCTCGGGCGCGACGCTGGACAAGCCGGGCCTCATCGCCGCCGCGAACGGCGGCACGCTGCTGCTCGACGAGATCGGCGAGCTGCCGCCGGCCGCGCAGGTCAAACTGCTGCGCACCCTGCAAGAGCACGAGGTGCTGCCGCTCGGCGCCGGCAACGGCGAGGGAATCAAGGTCGACTTTCGCCTGGTCTCGGCCACCCACGCCGATCTAGACGAGCAGGTACGGCGCGGCCGCTTTCGCGCTGATTTACTGGCCCGCATCCACGGCCTGGATCTGACGCTGCCCCCTTTGCGCGAAAGGCTCGTCGACGTCGGCCTACTGACGGCGGCGCTGCTCGGCCGCCTGGCCGGCGCCGAGGGGCCGGCCTATCGGTTCGATCGCCGCTGCGCCGAGGCGCTGGTGACCCACGATTATCCGATGAACGTGCGCGAGCTGGAGCAGACGTTGAAGACCTTGCTGGCGCTGGCCGGTCCGGAGCGGCTGTTTCGTCGTGAGGCGCTGGCCGAGACAGCGATGGGACGCCCGCCAGCGCCGCGTCCGTCGCAGGATCCCGGCGTCATCCGCGCCGACCTTCTGGATCAGCTGGCGCGGCACCAGGGCAACATCAGCGCCGTGGCCCGGGCCATGCGGTGCACCCGCGTGCAGGTGCACCGCTGGCTCAAGCGCTGGAGCATCGACGCCCAGCAGTTCCGCCCTGGCGCCTAG